From Bacillota bacterium, one genomic window encodes:
- a CDS encoding dipeptidase — protein MVIVDAHCDTLVKIMETGENLYSNSLNLDIERMKKRGEYVQFFASFISQEYCGAYAMKRAIELIDKLYEQCSLYKDDIMLCCNYNDITNALKFNKVAAILSIEGGEALQGSLAALRMFYKLGVRSICLTWNHRNEIADGVAECITGGGLTNFGREVVKEMNKIGMLIDISHISEKGFWDVITLTQQPVILSHSNAKTILNHRRNLTDEQILAVKKNGGVIGINLYPYFLNESGTLSIGDVIRHIEHILSLTGDNHIGMGADFDQMESVFDGIDGVEYIEGIIEELFKLNYPVDTVEKIAGANFLRVIKEVMLN, from the coding sequence ATGGTAATTGTTGATGCCCATTGTGACACTCTTGTTAAAATTATGGAAACAGGCGAAAACCTTTATTCCAATTCATTGAACTTAGATATTGAACGAATGAAAAAAAGAGGTGAATATGTACAGTTTTTTGCTTCTTTTATTTCTCAGGAGTACTGTGGCGCGTATGCAATGAAGAGGGCAATAGAGCTTATAGATAAGTTATATGAACAATGCAGTTTATATAAGGATGACATTATGTTATGTTGTAATTACAATGATATTACAAACGCTTTAAAATTCAATAAGGTGGCCGCTATTCTTTCGATAGAGGGTGGAGAAGCTTTACAAGGTAGTCTTGCAGCATTAAGAATGTTCTACAAGCTAGGGGTTAGAAGCATATGCCTTACATGGAATCATAGGAATGAGATAGCTGATGGTGTAGCTGAATGTATTACCGGAGGCGGATTAACAAACTTCGGTAGGGAAGTAGTAAAAGAAATGAATAAGATCGGTATGCTTATAGATATTTCACATATTTCGGAAAAAGGTTTCTGGGATGTAATTACATTAACACAACAGCCTGTTATATTATCTCATTCAAATGCGAAAACAATACTAAATCACAGAAGAAATCTTACGGATGAACAGATACTTGCCGTGAAAAAGAACGGGGGAGTTATTGGTATTAACCTGTATCCATATTTTTTAAATGAATCCGGAACTTTATCTATTGGTGATGTAATACGACATATTGAGCATATATTAAGCCTGACGGGAGATAACCATATAGGTATGGGAGCCGATTTTGACCAAATGGAATCGGTATTTGATGGAATTGATGGAGTTGAATATATAGAGGGAATTATTGAAGAGTTATTTAAATTGAATTATCCTGTAGATACCGTAGAGAAAATTGCCGGAGCTAATTTTTTACGTGTTATAAAAGAAGTGATGCTAAATTGA